One window of Leptotrichia sp. oral taxon 498 genomic DNA carries:
- a CDS encoding ATP-binding protein: MPSYSSSSGASRAARRPTGSSGGNLPTPKPVGAGSSMPIENPDGTKQRQAKKMLMDATQLSLLQNNLRITSLYVNSRHLEMLSPAPTGSLYTSEACKFNSIQGGRTGIAVYQITKLMYNEEENSFEKLVSVYSALNSFGGIVALILQGDGNSTRLYLCTNTSGDGKVAGGLLANNLRGQFPGCEIDELNDIDKNKLLDSCGMVGSISTSRTVRSLSMIPSRREDERQHDKEFSAQGYEKFVDAMNGHRYTLVVLSQRVSPDAMDGCLEGLEAIYTSLSPYAKETASYGESDSDSVNYSISNNVNSSISRSVSKSFGTSHTNSVSEGRSSNSGHGYELFDIHFNSGSGRSSGTSSASGTSTGTSSSTSSSDSYGSGDSQSSGTTTGTNRSITVNRDNKAVQNLLAKIEEHIKRINLSQTFGMWNSACYIIADDVATATMGTSTLAALFSGDSQAAPRAYYNQWDATNPKERKNVLDYISNLQHPEINLTMLQQITDGSGNTTTTPYQTEKITPAMMISGKEIPTLMGLPRKSVPGIVVDSMAEFGRNIPEKWKRKVKRPILFGNIYHMGQEEKTKTFLDLDTFASHMFICGSSGSGKSNTTYNLLQKLIENKVPFLVVEPAKGEYKIEFADLPGINIFTADESPYRLLQINPFEFSAGIHIREHLDNIVQVVSACWPLYGAMPGLLKKAFEQVYLDHGWDLEHSERIINRGSKFPVFSDLVKVLERIINESPYSAQTKGDYKGALLNRVSSLCNGFEGQIFGRSIGIPDTTLFNKNTIIDLSSIGSDETRSLIMGILIIKLKNYRKTVTTGPNSDLVHVTVLEEAHNILKRCSQETSVDSGNVQGAAVGSLCRCIAEMRSAGEGFMIIDQSPGAVDEAAIKNTAIKVCMRLPSKNDCEEIGAALSLNENQIRELSRLDIGVAAIFHAGWTDTLLARMGDIWDKRYRLKSAPILDNGTYTKIQGAIVQLIYQDIQEGNFFSIYDDVQELLNLLCKEVSAIKPILPKSKQQELLDEVQVFLENNDVLIKGKRLKELRRKFFDFVSQFVRLESVMKIFTLSGVNTKMTLDPLTAKEVRAVLKWEKELRSGVLRYLYMPEECDPARAYRWPLDASKAEYFWEIYDGILKRYGIRYTADERYANAYNYLKSVNYFSTSAGGRK; encoded by the coding sequence ATGCCTTCATATTCAAGTTCAAGTGGTGCTTCACGTGCAGCTAGAAGACCTACTGGTTCATCTGGTGGAAACCTACCGACTCCTAAACCTGTAGGAGCTGGAAGTTCAATGCCTATCGAAAATCCAGATGGGACTAAGCAAAGACAAGCAAAAAAAATGTTAATGGATGCGACTCAGCTATCTCTATTACAGAATAATCTTCGTATTACAAGTTTATATGTGAATAGTCGACATCTAGAGATGTTGTCTCCTGCACCAACTGGTAGTTTGTATACTAGTGAAGCCTGTAAGTTCAATTCTATTCAAGGAGGAAGAACTGGTATTGCAGTGTATCAGATTACAAAACTTATGTATAACGAAGAAGAAAATTCTTTCGAAAAACTTGTTAGTGTCTACTCTGCCTTAAACAGTTTTGGTGGCATCGTTGCATTGATTCTTCAGGGTGATGGAAACTCCACAAGACTTTATTTATGTACGAATACTAGCGGTGATGGCAAAGTTGCAGGAGGATTATTAGCTAACAATCTTAGGGGACAATTTCCAGGATGTGAAATAGATGAGTTGAATGATATTGACAAAAATAAACTTTTGGATTCTTGTGGAATGGTTGGTTCAATATCTACAAGTCGAACAGTTCGTTCGTTAAGTATGATACCTAGCAGGCGTGAAGATGAACGTCAGCATGATAAAGAATTTAGTGCACAGGGATATGAAAAATTTGTTGATGCGATGAATGGACATCGTTATACCTTGGTTGTTTTATCACAACGGGTCTCACCAGATGCAATGGATGGATGCTTAGAAGGTTTGGAAGCAATATATACATCGTTATCGCCATATGCAAAAGAAACGGCTTCTTACGGAGAGAGTGATTCGGATTCTGTTAACTACTCTATATCTAATAACGTAAATAGTTCAATCAGTAGATCTGTTTCAAAATCATTTGGCACTTCTCACACAAACAGTGTTTCTGAGGGGCGAAGTTCAAACAGTGGACATGGATATGAGTTATTTGATATTCATTTTAATTCTGGTTCGGGAAGATCATCTGGAACATCTTCAGCAAGCGGAACATCCACGGGTACTAGTTCTAGTACATCATCTTCAGATAGTTATGGAAGTGGAGATAGCCAAAGTTCAGGTACAACAACAGGTACAAACCGTTCGATAACTGTGAACAGAGATAATAAAGCTGTTCAAAATTTGCTTGCAAAAATTGAAGAGCACATCAAGAGAATTAATTTAAGTCAAACATTTGGTATGTGGAATAGTGCTTGTTATATTATTGCGGATGATGTAGCAACGGCAACAATGGGAACAAGTACGCTTGCGGCACTTTTTTCGGGTGATTCTCAGGCAGCACCTAGAGCGTATTATAATCAATGGGATGCTACAAATCCAAAAGAAAGAAAAAATGTGCTAGATTATATTTCTAATCTTCAGCATCCAGAAATAAATCTTACAATGCTTCAACAGATTACAGATGGTAGCGGAAATACAACCACAACACCATATCAAACAGAAAAAATCACACCGGCTATGATGATCAGCGGTAAAGAAATTCCTACTCTTATGGGCTTGCCTCGAAAATCTGTTCCCGGTATTGTTGTTGATAGCATGGCTGAATTCGGAAGAAACATACCTGAAAAATGGAAAAGAAAAGTTAAACGTCCTATTTTATTTGGAAACATATATCACATGGGACAAGAAGAGAAAACGAAAACATTTCTTGACTTGGATACTTTTGCTTCACATATGTTTATTTGTGGTTCATCTGGTTCGGGTAAGAGTAATACTACATATAATCTGCTCCAAAAACTCATTGAGAATAAGGTTCCATTCTTAGTGGTCGAACCAGCAAAAGGTGAATACAAAATTGAATTTGCAGATTTGCCAGGAATTAATATTTTTACGGCAGATGAGTCTCCATATAGATTGTTACAAATCAACCCATTTGAATTCAGTGCAGGCATCCATATTCGAGAACATCTAGATAATATTGTCCAGGTAGTTAGTGCATGTTGGCCACTGTATGGAGCAATGCCGGGACTTTTGAAAAAGGCGTTTGAGCAAGTGTATCTAGATCATGGATGGGATTTGGAACATTCTGAAAGAATTATTAATAGAGGAAGTAAATTCCCTGTATTTTCAGACCTTGTGAAAGTTCTTGAACGAATCATTAACGAATCTCCGTACTCTGCTCAAACTAAGGGTGACTACAAGGGAGCATTATTAAATCGAGTTTCTTCGCTCTGTAATGGATTTGAAGGTCAAATCTTTGGGAGAAGTATTGGAATTCCTGATACAACTCTTTTTAATAAAAATACAATAATTGATTTGAGTAGTATTGGATCTGATGAAACTCGTTCTCTGATAATGGGAATTTTGATTATTAAATTGAAGAATTATCGAAAAACAGTTACAACTGGTCCTAATAGTGATCTTGTGCATGTGACAGTTTTAGAAGAAGCTCATAATATTTTGAAGAGATGTTCGCAGGAAACTAGTGTCGACTCTGGAAATGTACAAGGTGCTGCAGTCGGTAGCTTATGCAGATGTATTGCTGAAATGCGAAGTGCTGGAGAGGGATTTATGATTATAGATCAGTCGCCTGGTGCAGTAGATGAGGCGGCAATAAAAAATACTGCAATTAAAGTATGTATGAGACTTCCTTCTAAAAATGACTGTGAGGAAATTGGTGCTGCGTTAAGTCTGAACGAAAATCAAATCAGAGAATTGAGTAGACTTGACATTGGAGTTGCTGCTATTTTTCATGCGGGATGGACGGATACGTTACTGGCTAGAATGGGAGACATATGGGATAAAAGATATCGACTAAAAAGTGCTCCGATTTTGGATAATGGAACTTATACCAAAATTCAAGGCGCAATTGTTCAGTTAATATATCAAGATATCCAAGAGGGTAATTTTTTTAGTATATATGATGATGTACAGGAATTATTGAATCTCTTGTGTAAGGAAGTTAGTGCAATTAAACCGATACTACCAAAATCAAAACAGCAGGAATTATTAGATGAAGTACAGGTATTCTTGGAAAATAATGATGTATTAATTAAAGGAAAACGGCTGAAAGAATTGAGACGTAAATTTTTTGATTTTGTGTCTCAATTTGTGCGTTTGGAAAGTGTTATGAAAATATTCACATTATCTGGCGTTAATACAAAAATGACGCTAGATCCATTAACAGCGAAAGAAGTACGAGCTGTATTAAAATGGGAAAAAGAATTGCGAAGTGGTGTTTTAAGGTATTTGTATATGCCGGAAGAATGTGATCCTGCAAGAGCATACAGATGGCCATTAGATGCTTCAAAAGCAGAGTATTTTTGGGAAATATACGATGGTATTCTTAAGCGTTATGGTATTAGATATACAGCTGATGAGCGTTATGCCAATGCGTATAATTATCTGAAATCCGTCAATTATTTTAGCACAAGTGCTGGTGGAAGGAAGTGA
- a CDS encoding DNA/RNA non-specific endonuclease, whose translation MIKHNPEEDILEDSEELIESESERRQSEKEHFASTYTLKPNENYDANGYSYETDKLGRITRCEGILRLEDGKRNTAHQIRAGGEYRLENDEGGHLIGRRFGGSEKVDNLVPMDSHVNGVEYKELEDDWAAELNKGSTVDVKIQCRYSGNSTRPTDFIVKYKITDNDGFTRNETKRIHNQERGK comes from the coding sequence ATGATAAAGCATAATCCAGAAGAGGATATTTTAGAAGATTCAGAGGAACTGATTGAATCTGAATCTGAACGCAGGCAGTCAGAAAAAGAACACTTTGCTTCTACATATACTTTAAAGCCGAATGAAAATTATGATGCAAATGGATATAGTTATGAGACTGATAAACTTGGGCGAATTACAAGATGTGAAGGAATACTTAGATTAGAGGATGGAAAGAGAAATACAGCACATCAAATTCGAGCTGGTGGAGAATATCGTTTGGAAAATGATGAGGGTGGACATCTAATTGGTAGAAGGTTTGGTGGGTCTGAAAAAGTTGATAATTTAGTTCCGATGGACAGTCATGTTAATGGTGTTGAATATAAAGAATTAGAAGACGATTGGGCTGCAGAACTTAATAAAGGTAGTACGGTTGATGTTAAAATCCAATGTAGATATTCTGGGAACTCTACCCGTCCAACAGATTTCATCGTAAAATATAAAATAACGGACAATGATGGATTTACACGAAATGAAACCAAACGAATTCATAATCAGGAAAGAGGAAAGTAA
- a CDS encoding immunity protein YezG family protein: MSDIRENKQALNNLMQKIGNAVLPVLENGWEKVVIGYFIEISNVTHLQFFVLNKDEDDYSDLVKLSWDTERYDDAIINIEDLCKELHTLCKQVNDSWTSFSYILEGDGTYNADYGYDDIESYDSRFIMEWQSKYLD; encoded by the coding sequence ATGTCAGATATACGAGAAAACAAGCAAGCATTGAACAACTTAATGCAAAAAATTGGAAATGCAGTCCTGCCTGTGTTGGAAAATGGTTGGGAAAAAGTTGTGATCGGGTATTTTATTGAAATATCTAATGTAACGCATCTTCAATTCTTTGTGTTGAATAAAGATGAGGATGATTATTCCGATTTGGTTAAGTTATCATGGGATACAGAACGATATGATGATGCCATTATTAATATTGAAGATTTGTGTAAGGAATTACACACTCTGTGTAAACAAGTAAATGATTCTTGGACATCGTTTAGCTATATCCTTGAGGGAGATGGTACATATAATGCTGATTATGGATATGATGATATAGAAAGCTATGATTCACGCTTTATTATGGAGTGGCAAAGCAAGTATTTAGATTGA
- a CDS encoding transglutaminase domain-containing protein codes for MGIITSPEDTLISAMSSKQAQVKLQHCVGSLGTVFKNALKKEPRLLAYLSSYQYSYMKKGLLQIMYDYDVTITYQDDCPDSLDDIVVDSGEWDATTILEKGNPKPIQLVTLDMNKVASKLSEQMSKLLSYYEGINGWNTQSSSFDKLTDMTLCKIGYNYMLPLPELRQYQGKAIFAAKNIWKKILGRAKVPQFVKPFLALSYITQECCYDHRAFDEVESNPEKTPSDPIPHLAYGPLVELRGICSGLAWAFKTLMDEANIECICVSGFLKEDLKTGHMWNLVKLDGQYYHVDPTWGIKDDGVYISGLLQPDSMMKITHIWELSDYPTARGMRFDYDFIEDFLVENGNDFLDDGANEKYFFPEEIID; via the coding sequence ATGGGAATTATTACTTCTCCAGAGGATACTCTGATTAGTGCAATGTCATCTAAACAAGCACAGGTGAAATTACAGCATTGTGTTGGTTCATTGGGCACTGTATTTAAGAATGCGCTCAAAAAGGAACCACGTTTGCTGGCATATTTATCAAGTTACCAATATTCATATATGAAAAAAGGTCTTTTACAGATTATGTATGATTATGATGTGACTATTACATATCAAGATGACTGCCCAGATTCATTGGATGATATTGTAGTGGATTCAGGAGAATGGGATGCTACAACAATCTTAGAAAAAGGAAATCCTAAACCAATCCAACTGGTTACTTTAGATATGAATAAGGTTGCTTCTAAGTTGTCTGAGCAAATGAGTAAACTTTTAAGTTATTATGAGGGTATTAATGGATGGAATACACAAAGTAGTTCATTTGATAAGTTGACAGATATGACTTTATGCAAAATCGGTTATAATTACATGCTTCCATTACCGGAACTTAGACAATACCAAGGAAAAGCAATATTTGCTGCAAAGAATATTTGGAAAAAAATACTTGGTAGAGCCAAAGTTCCACAATTTGTAAAGCCGTTTCTTGCGTTGAGTTATATAACACAAGAATGTTGTTATGATCACAGAGCTTTTGATGAAGTGGAAAGTAATCCGGAAAAAACACCATCAGATCCAATTCCACATTTAGCATATGGTCCATTGGTCGAACTTCGTGGTATTTGTAGCGGTCTTGCATGGGCATTTAAAACTTTAATGGACGAAGCAAACATTGAATGTATTTGTGTTAGTGGATTTTTAAAAGAAGACTTGAAAACGGGGCATATGTGGAATCTTGTAAAATTAGATGGACAATATTATCATGTTGATCCGACTTGGGGAATTAAGGACGATGGTGTTTATATTAGTGGCCTGTTGCAACCAGATAGTATGATGAAGATAACTCATATTTGGGAATTATCCGATTATCCTACAGCAAGAGGAATGAGATTTGACTATGATTTTATCGAAGATTTTCTTGTTGAAAATGGTAATGATTTTCTCGATGATGGTGCAAATGAGAAATATTTTTTCCCTGAAGAAATCATAGACTAA
- a CDS encoding YccF domain-containing protein, giving the protein MGLFWYFAGIFWTITIIGIPLGKQCFKIGTLCLSPFGKYVLSPVGGTGNFLLNLFWICITGLPLAIIEITIGMILCCTIVGIPFGKQHFKIARLSLTPFGSTIA; this is encoded by the coding sequence ATGGGATTATTCTGGTATTTTGCAGGAATATTTTGGACAATAACAATTATTGGTATTCCGCTTGGAAAACAATGTTTTAAGATTGGAACACTTTGTCTGTCACCATTTGGAAAATATGTTTTAAGTCCCGTGGGAGGAACAGGGAATTTTTTGTTAAATCTATTTTGGATTTGTATTACTGGTTTACCATTAGCGATTATTGAAATAACAATTGGTATGATTTTATGTTGTACAATAGTTGGCATTCCTTTTGGTAAGCAACATTTTAAAATTGCAAGACTGTCGTTAACTCCATTTGGTTCCACGATAGCATAA
- a CDS encoding radical SAM/SPASM domain-containing protein produces the protein MKYKKSMYTRILKIDDDSWMVHNLSSGSECILDSQELKILNNCSMPQEDSKELLCQLYEMGIIVNDKVDEIACLELERKISMYSFTSDEAGFVIAPTMDCNAYCFYCYENETRKSCYMDERTEKALVEYIKNIALGKKRMYISWFGGEPLLCRDLIVRISNELTRFADENKIDYHCEITTNGYYLDKIIDNIHDLRISDIQVTLDGFKEEHEKRKHFLQNDSWERIVNNIYDFSRRGIHITLRFNFDKGNIQSIKEMVEFLIKQERWNKNITIYFYPLEPNSIQEKLYFKEKEYEQVMHNLYTFLYNTGYYNDRKYALDFRKLSLPCYGATLGTVAIDYKGLIYQCQHLLCREEYSIGDVFEGVIVTEKVNSWYDGTVSDKCKKCEVLPLCQGGCVAKPQLGKNEYVCHMMKYRIKTQEQLKVQAYMDSLLE, from the coding sequence ATGAAGTATAAAAAATCGATGTATACGAGAATATTAAAAATTGACGATGATTCTTGGATGGTACATAATCTCTCTTCTGGTTCGGAATGTATACTTGACAGTCAAGAACTTAAAATTTTGAACAACTGTAGTATGCCTCAGGAAGATTCAAAAGAATTACTTTGCCAGTTATATGAAATGGGTATTATCGTAAATGACAAAGTTGATGAAATTGCATGCCTTGAATTAGAAAGAAAAATCAGCATGTATTCCTTTACATCCGATGAGGCAGGCTTTGTGATTGCACCAACGATGGATTGCAATGCGTATTGTTTTTACTGTTATGAAAATGAGACAAGAAAATCTTGCTATATGGATGAAAGAACAGAAAAAGCTCTTGTTGAATATATAAAAAATATAGCATTAGGAAAGAAACGTATGTATATTTCCTGGTTTGGAGGCGAACCGTTACTTTGTAGAGATTTAATAGTTCGAATTAGCAACGAGCTAACTCGTTTTGCTGATGAGAACAAAATTGATTATCATTGTGAAATTACGACAAATGGATATTATTTGGACAAAATAATAGATAATATACATGATTTAAGAATTTCGGATATACAGGTAACATTAGATGGATTTAAGGAAGAACATGAAAAGAGAAAGCATTTTCTTCAGAATGATTCTTGGGAAAGAATTGTGAATAATATATATGATTTTTCGAGACGGGGAATTCATATTACGTTAAGATTTAACTTTGATAAAGGCAACATACAAAGTATTAAAGAAATGGTGGAATTTCTGATAAAGCAAGAGAGATGGAATAAGAATATTACGATATATTTTTATCCATTGGAGCCTAATAGCATTCAAGAAAAACTCTATTTTAAAGAAAAAGAATACGAACAGGTTATGCATAATCTATATACATTCCTTTATAATACGGGATACTACAACGATCGTAAATATGCACTTGATTTTCGTAAATTATCTTTGCCATGCTACGGTGCAACATTAGGAACTGTTGCCATAGACTATAAAGGATTAATATACCAATGTCAGCATTTACTATGCCGCGAAGAGTATTCAATAGGCGATGTATTTGAAGGCGTAATTGTAACTGAAAAAGTAAATTCTTGGTATGATGGCACTGTGAGTGACAAATGTAAGAAGTGCGAAGTACTACCTTTATGCCAAGGTGGATGTGTAGCTAAGCCCCAATTAGGAAAAAATGAGTATGTATGCCATATGATGAAGTACAGAATAAAAACTCAAGAGCAACTTAAAGTTCAAGCCTACATGGATTCGCTATTGGAATAA
- a CDS encoding ATP-grasp domain-containing protein: MKEECVVKFLWVIQYSNGKHYNWVALAQAIEKLDSRYIIKRKEELSTIDINEADFPIVIGGDDFLLEAKKNIKLINGIFESTCFFRVDTYMSIWKDDYLNFHTAVVTRKKLDTIISEKQEFFVRPLLDIKCFDGQVMDKIKVDEILYICRSCSKYGKKCLCVSPVQEIEKEWRSVIVNNEVVSICRYLKNGKRDVSETDVPEKLVESCTKACSGIKAPVAWVMDVAKVKNRYYVLECNIFNASNFYDCNRENIVKSLENVIRKENKNCL; the protein is encoded by the coding sequence ATGAAAGAGGAGTGTGTTGTGAAATTTCTATGGGTTATTCAATATTCGAATGGAAAACATTATAATTGGGTTGCGTTAGCACAAGCAATCGAAAAATTAGATTCAAGATATATAATAAAACGTAAAGAAGAACTGAGCACTATTGATATAAATGAGGCAGATTTTCCTATAGTAATAGGGGGAGATGATTTTTTGCTAGAGGCAAAAAAGAACATCAAATTAATTAATGGAATTTTTGAATCTACTTGTTTTTTTAGGGTAGATACTTATATGAGTATATGGAAGGATGATTATCTTAATTTTCATACAGCCGTGGTAACAAGAAAAAAATTAGATACGATTATTAGCGAAAAACAAGAGTTCTTTGTAAGACCTCTTTTGGATATAAAGTGCTTTGACGGTCAGGTGATGGATAAAATAAAGGTAGATGAGATTTTGTACATATGCCGGTCTTGTTCTAAGTATGGAAAGAAATGTTTATGCGTATCTCCGGTTCAAGAAATAGAAAAAGAATGGAGAAGTGTTATAGTTAACAATGAAGTGGTTTCGATATGCAGGTATTTGAAAAACGGTAAAAGAGATGTCTCTGAAACTGATGTACCGGAGAAATTGGTTGAATCTTGTACAAAAGCATGTAGTGGAATAAAGGCGCCAGTTGCCTGGGTAATGGATGTAGCTAAGGTCAAAAATCGATACTATGTATTAGAATGTAATATTTTTAATGCATCAAATTTTTATGACTGTAATAGGGAAAATATAGTTAAGTCCCTGGAAAATGTTATAAGAAAAGAAAACAAGAATTGCCTCTGA
- a CDS encoding type IV toxin-antitoxin system AbiEi family antitoxin domain-containing protein has translation MEIRKRELLIRKIKENNGIITTKEVINLGIHKDVLKELTIKKELEKITNGLYALPSENIDEYLYFSYRIPKGIFSHETVAYLQGLSTRMPLVYVMTVKVGDNVSRVKSARDNIIFKYVKKDYYDIGKITITSPFGREISVYDKERTILDIIKDKDRIDAQVFSEVIKSYFASKEKNLLKLSKYAIMMNMEYALKQYSEVLL, from the coding sequence ATGGAAATTAGAAAACGTGAACTTCTAATTAGAAAAATAAAAGAAAATAATGGAATTATAACTACTAAAGAAGTTATAAATCTTGGTATTCATAAAGATGTACTAAAAGAATTAACTATAAAAAAGGAACTTGAAAAAATAACAAATGGACTCTATGCACTTCCAAGTGAGAATATTGATGAGTATCTTTATTTCTCATACAGAATACCCAAAGGTATTTTTTCTCACGAAACAGTGGCGTATTTACAAGGATTATCAACACGAATGCCCCTTGTTTATGTGATGACTGTAAAGGTAGGAGATAATGTCAGCAGAGTTAAGTCGGCAAGAGATAATATTATTTTTAAGTATGTAAAAAAAGATTATTACGATATTGGGAAAATAACTATAACCAGTCCTTTTGGTAGAGAAATATCAGTATATGACAAAGAAAGAACCATACTTGATATTATCAAAGATAAGGACAGAATAGATGCACAAGTATTTAGTGAAGTGATAAAGTCTTACTTTGCGAGCAAGGAGAAAAATTTATTAAAACTATCGAAATACGCTATTATGATGAATATGGAATATGCTTTAAAACAATATTCGGAGGTGTTGCTGTGA
- a CDS encoding nucleotidyl transferase AbiEii/AbiGii toxin family protein, translated as MKTPEQIKGAIRNISKKTGVNPNSLLQMCLFEGILGKLSKSKYSENFILKGGLLISSLIGVDMRSTMDMDTTLRGIPVNEESISNILNELFLFKNLRGRYNTNYNLYHRNYTR; from the coding sequence GTGAAAACACCGGAACAAATAAAAGGAGCGATTAGGAACATATCTAAGAAAACAGGAGTTAATCCGAACTCTCTGCTTCAGATGTGCTTATTTGAAGGAATACTTGGAAAACTCTCCAAATCAAAATATAGTGAGAATTTTATATTAAAAGGTGGACTTCTTATATCCTCTCTTATCGGTGTTGATATGCGTAGTACGATGGATATGGATACCACGCTTAGAGGTATTCCAGTAAATGAAGAGTCTATATCAAATATTTTAAATGAATTATTCCTATTCAAAAATCTTAGAGGAAGGTACAATACCAATTATAACCTATACCATAGAAACTATACTCGCTGA
- a CDS encoding nucleotidyl transferase AbiEii/AbiGii toxin family protein has protein sequence MNYSYSKILEEGTIPIITYTIETILAEKFETISSRNITTTRARDFYDLYMIYSIYKDKIDKDILRKAIERTSKYRGSFETVLQHKEIVELFWKSETSKELWKKYTQNNPYVKDIDFLDTISVYEEIGTVLNVNDDTK, from the coding sequence ATGAATTATTCCTATTCAAAAATCTTAGAGGAAGGTACAATACCAATTATAACCTATACCATAGAAACTATACTCGCTGAAAAATTTGAAACCATTTCAAGCAGAAATATTACCACAACAAGAGCAAGGGATTTCTACGATTTGTATATGATATACAGCATTTATAAAGATAAAATTGATAAAGACATATTAAGAAAAGCAATAGAAAGAACGAGTAAATACAGAGGTTCTTTTGAAACAGTTTTACAGCATAAGGAAATAGTAGAGTTATTCTGGAAAAGTGAAACATCAAAAGAACTATGGAAAAAATATACACAGAATAACCCATATGTTAAAGATATTGATTTTTTAGATACTATATCAGTCTATGAAGAAATAGGTACTGTATTAAATGTGAATGATGATACTAAATAG
- a CDS encoding helix-turn-helix domain-containing protein has protein sequence MAKAYKITEEISNEIRMIRKKIKNKSEDIRLHAVELRGLGKKNKEIAEILEVHEKVVSKWICIFSNQGTQGLMNKPKGGNHRNMTFEQEEEFLKQFEERAKKGELLSTNEIKEAYIESVGHSIGHEQIYRVLKRHGYRKIMPRSRHPKKASDEEIEQSKKKLLIWCRKQK, from the coding sequence ATGGCAAAAGCATATAAAATAACAGAAGAAATTTCAAATGAGATAAGAATGATTAGAAAAAAAATAAAAAACAAAAGTGAAGACATAAGGCTACATGCAGTAGAATTAAGAGGCTTAGGAAAAAAGAATAAGGAAATAGCTGAAATTTTAGAGGTCCACGAAAAAGTTGTCAGTAAATGGATATGCATATTTTCAAATCAGGGAACACAAGGACTAATGAACAAGCCAAAAGGTGGAAATCATAGAAATATGACATTTGAGCAGGAAGAAGAATTTTTGAAGCAGTTTGAGGAACGGGCAAAGAAAGGTGAACTGTTAAGCACAAATGAAATAAAGGAGGCGTATATTGAATCAGTTGGACATAGCATTGGGCATGAGCAGATATACAGAGTTTTAAAACGCCATGGTTACAGAAAAATAATGCCTAGGAGCAGACATCCAAAGAAAGCAAGTGATGAAGAAATTGAGCAGTCTAAAAAAAAATTGCTAATCTGGTGCAGAAAACAAAAATAG
- a CDS encoding IS630 family transposase has translation MEELTSLSISWCSNKFRPCVPCHHMREYRYVFGAVEPLTGERFFLVMPNCNTNNMSIFLKELSKTYSEDIMILVCDGAAWHKSKNLEISGNIIITHIPPYTPEMNPIEQIWKQIRQMGFGNKIFRILKAVVDRLCDTINLLTDELVKSITLREWIYSVV, from the coding sequence TTGGAAGAATTAACAAGCCTAAGTATTAGCTGGTGCAGCAATAAGTTTAGACCCTGTGTTCCCTGTCATCATATGAGGGAGTACAGGTATGTTTTTGGTGCGGTGGAGCCTTTAACGGGGGAAAGATTTTTTTTAGTTATGCCAAACTGCAATACCAATAATATGAGTATTTTTTTAAAGGAATTATCTAAAACTTATAGCGAGGATATTATGATTCTAGTCTGTGATGGGGCAGCATGGCACAAATCAAAGAATCTAGAAATTTCAGGAAACATCATAATAACACATATACCGCCATATACACCAGAAATGAACCCCATTGAACAAATCTGGAAACAAATAAGACAGATGGGGTTCGGCAATAAGATATTCAGGATATTAAAAGCTGTAGTTGACAGGCTATGCGACACTATAAATTTACTTACAGATGAACTAGTAAAAAGTATAACTCTTCGTGAATGGATTTATTCTGTTGTTTAA